The Acidobacteriota bacterium genome segment CGGGGGCGGTCGGCGCCACCTCGATCTCGGGGGACGTGAGCACGAGATCCGGCTCGCCGATCTCCCACCCGGACGCATCGGCCGCCACGGCTTCCGCGGTCTGCTCGACGGGCTCGCCGCGCGGCGCCCCGTTGTCGGCCCACTCGGCGATGGCCGCAATCTCCGCGGCGCTCAGGGAGACGTCGCCCTTGTAGTGCTGGATGCCGATGTCCTTCTCGATGTACCAGGGCGGCATCACGTCCGGCTTGCCGACGCGGCCGGTGCGGTACTTCATGGCCCGCGCCCACGGGCGCGCCTGCTCGTAGGTGAGCAGCGACATCGGGGCCACGGACTCCGGGCGGTGGCACTGCTGGCAGCTCCGCTCGAGGATCGGCGCGATGTCCTTCGCGTAGGTCACGCCGTTCTCGGCCCCCTCCGAGGCGAAGGCGGGGGCAGCGAGCAAGCCTGCGGCCACGACGGCCGTCAGGGTCCGGAGCAGTACGGACGTTTTGCGGGCGATCGGCAGACGCAGCATGGAATCCCTCCTCAACGAATCGCCGGACGATGACAAGTCACCATCGTAGTCGGGCGGCAGGTCCTTTATCAACGAAATCTCGCCGCGCCCGCACGCGTCTCGGACCCAGGCCGCACCCGGCAGGACCGGCGGCTCGTGCGGGACGAGTTCCGCCGGTCCCCGCTGAGCACTTCGGAACACTACTGGCCGTTCAGGATCCGCAGGAAGTCGACGTGCGACCCCACCAGGCCGTGCACGCCGACGTGCCGGGCCACGTCCAGCCCGAGCCGCTCGATGGTCGCGGCCAGCGCCCGCATGTTGTCGTTCACGGGAGGCGGCTCGGCGCTCGGCAACCGCGGCGAGTAGAGGTCCGCGTTGACCAGGATCCGCTCCGCCGGCAGGTGTACGACCAGCATCGTCCCCACGTGGCCGACGTCCGGCACGGCGTGGACGTTCATCACCCGCTCGCCGTCGGTCAGCGTGTAGCCGTCGCTCACCAGCTCCAGCGCCGGGATGCGGTTGGGCGCAAACCACGGCATCAGGCTCGACAGGATGTCCGGCTCCAGCGAGCGCGTGCCCGGATGGAGGAACACGTCCAGGTAGAAGTCGCGGTTCGCCTCGTGCGTGACGACCGCGGCGCTCTGCGCGACGTAGGTCCGCAGGCCGCCGGCGTGGTCCACGTGGTGGTGCGTGTTGACGACGTAGCGGATCGGCTTGTCCGGCACGCGCCGCCGCAGCTCGGCGATCACCGCGAGCGAGCGCGCCTCGCTCTGCGGCGCCTCCACCACGGCCAGGAAGTCGTCGAACTCCACGCCGATGCTGTGGTGGCTGCCGCCCGACACCCGCCACACGCCCGGCGCCATCTGCGTCGACCGGGCGACGACGGGGGGCACCGTTGCCTCCAGCACGGCGTCCGGCACCACCGGCTCCCGGTCGATGTCGAGGTTGGGGTGCACGCCGGTCACCGTGATCTCCATCCAGTTGTGGCCGGGATTGAGCCGTGGATCGCCCTGGTGCGAATGCAGCACGGTCGGGAACATCACGCCGTCGAACTCCTGGTACGCCGTGTAGCGGTGGTCGTAGATCATGTCGCCGAAGTACGGGTTCGGCACCCAGGTCAGGACCCGCTCGACGAGGTTGTCCTCGTTGATGGTGCCGTTGACGCGGAACCTGCCCAGCGCGGTGAACGACACGATGGTCAGCGGGCGCCCCTCGAGCACCAGACCGGTCGCGGAAGCGTCGTCGGCTTCCGCCGCCGCCTTCAGGAAGCCGTGCGGCGACATCCAGATGTCGAGCTGGCGGATCTCGGCGTTGGCCGGCTGCGGCACCGGGTCGTCCCCGGCGAGCGTCCAGGTATGCTCGCCGAGGGTGAAGAAGACGCGCTGCTGCTCCCCCTGCAGCGGCGTGCCGCCGCCGAGCGCGGGATAGTCGCCCTGACGGCGCGTGTAGATCTCGTACGACGCGCGATGGTCGTAGCTGATGGTGCGGTCGTAGGCGGTCACCTCGAAACGCGGCCAGTCGTCGGCCGGCGTGTGGCTCTGCCCCATGTTGGCCACCCACCCGCTCCCGGAGTACCGGATCGTGCTCACGTCGCCCATCGTCTC includes the following:
- a CDS encoding MBL fold metallo-hydrolase — its product is MRRTLALLTAGCVLAAPAAAQDVDEVLQAAAETMGDVSTIRYSGSGWVANMGQSHTPADDWPRFEVTAYDRTISYDHRASYEIYTRRQGDYPALGGGTPLQGEQQRVFFTLGEHTWTLAGDDPVPQPANAEIRQLDIWMSPHGFLKAAAEADDASATGLVLEGRPLTIVSFTALGRFRVNGTINEDNLVERVLTWVPNPYFGDMIYDHRYTAYQEFDGVMFPTVLHSHQGDPRLNPGHNWMEITVTGVHPNLDIDREPVVPDAVLEATVPPVVARSTQMAPGVWRVSGGSHHSIGVEFDDFLAVVEAPQSEARSLAVIAELRRRVPDKPIRYVVNTHHHVDHAGGLRTYVAQSAAVVTHEANRDFYLDVFLHPGTRSLEPDILSSLMPWFAPNRIPALELVSDGYTLTDGERVMNVHAVPDVGHVGTMLVVHLPAERILVNADLYSPRLPSAEPPPVNDNMRALAATIERLGLDVARHVGVHGLVGSHVDFLRILNGQ